The Aedes albopictus strain Foshan chromosome 1, AalbF5, whole genome shotgun sequence genomic interval CAGGAAGTCAAGTGTCCCGTTATTCTCCCGAAGGAGCACTACGTCACACAACTACTAATTGGCTGGTACCACAGAAGATACAAACACGGCAACAACGAGACGGTAGTGAACGAGCTACGACAACGAGTACATATTTCCGAGATACGAGTTGCCGTCAGAAAAATCGCGGACAGATGTGTCTGGTGCAAAATCAAGAAATGCTCACCGCAAGTTCCACCGATGGCACCACTTCCAGTCTCCCGCCTAACACCGTACGTCCGAGCTTTTACGTTCACAGGTCTCGACTACTTTGGACCGATCAACGTTCGTTTCGGCCGTGGTTGCGTCAAGCGATGGGTGGCTCTGTTCACATGTTTCGGGACACGTGcggttcatctagagattgcctaTTCCTTGTCCGCTGAGTCATGCAAAACTGCAATTCGACGGTTTATAGCTCGTCGTGGAGCCCCCAAGGAGATCTACTCCGATAGAGGAACTAACTTCCAAGGTGCTtgtgcagaattacggcagcagaTTAAGGCGATCAACGAGAAGTTAGCGGAAGTGTACACAAATGCTGATACCCAGTGGAAATTCAATCCTCCTTATGCTCCACATATGGGAGGCGTATGGGAGAGATTAGTACGCTCTGTTAAGCAAGGACTACAGCAGATGCAGCTACCCAAGAACCCGGATGAAGAGACACTCGTTACAGCTCTAGCAGAAGTTGAATCGATGGTTAACTCGCGCCCCCTTACATATCTACCAGTCGACAGCGAAGAGAGTGAGGCCTTGATACCTAACCACTTCCTGCTGCTCAGTTCGAGTGGAGCGGTTCAACCAGCAGTGCAGCCTACAGATGAACACTCGGCTGTACGGTCGAACTGGCATCATATCAAAGCCATGCTAGACCGGTTTTGGAAACGTTGGATACGCGAGTATCTGCCGGTTATTGCTCGGCAACCGAAATGGTTCGGAGAAGTTGTTCCTGTAAAGATCGACGACCTGGTAATCGTTGTAGATGAAGGAGTGAGAAATAGTTGGACCAGAGGCAGAGTGGTCCGAGTATACACAGGAAACGATGGACGAGTACGCAGTGCGGATGTGCAGACTTCGATGGGTATCGTCAGGCGTCCAGTGACGAAGCTCGCGGTGCTAAATATTGCCAAGGAAGAAGGTACCGCTTAAGGACTCTTGAAGCAATACGGGCGGGGGCGTGTTGGCAACACGGACCGACTCGTTCTGTATCACCCGTATCAGGAGAATGACAGGGACTGCTAGGTAGCTAAACATGTAAAGAGCGATAGCGAACGAGCTGACCGATAGGGCATGTTTTGAATCGCAGGCAAAAGGAGAAAGAAAAAGTTATTGAAAGCTACAAGTCACGTTTACATTTTTTCCTAAAATATTATATAAATTTGTTTTGCCTAATTGAATTTGTTTCTATATTTGAAATTTGTAAGTACCTACCTAAAATAAGTAATAAATGAACTTACGAACTAAACATATTATCATGCAGGGgcagaaaacaaacaaaaattctaGTATCGATGTACCTAACAGATCGGCGGGTGCATATACGTAGGACTGATAATGTGAGTAAACCTAACCTAAACTTAGTGAAATAGTAATAAAATAACATTTACTTTTAGCTAAAAGCTAACTCAACAGCTAAATCACGAGTTTGCTCGTAGAGGTCCGAAAACCATCCGCCCGGTGACAACACTTTACAATATGTCATTTTGTATGTTGTTACAGTGAATTAAAATGAGAAACACTGCTTTTTTACGCTCTACTCCACACACAAACAACACCTCGATATGTATAAGGTGTAACCCCAAACACCTGCGTTTAATCGCTTCATCGTACAAAAACTGATTATATGCGTTTGGTTTTCCCTTTTCTCCCTTAATTTTCCCCAATAACCAGCATATGTGTCACCGTGATTGTGCTCAACATTCACTTCCGATCGCCACAAACGCACACGATGGCCCCGTGGGTCCGTACGATCTTCATCAACCACCTGCCGAAGCTGCTGGTGATGCGCCGGCCCATCTACCAGCCGCTACATCATTTTAGGTGAGTATCGACTAAATTGCCACGGACGACCGAGAGAAACCCATCCAATTATGATTCTCGAATTTTCTTattgtttttctgtttttttctcGCCACGTGTTTCCTATTTTCTGATCAATTTTATGTTCGGACCGATGGGATAAAAATCAATCTAGGCTTTCATTTTGAGGATATTGATTGCTCCAAGATGGACTTCTGTGCTTGATTAAAAGGGAACTTATTGAAGTTGGGTTTTGTATTGAAAAGTGATTGGAACAAGCCATGAACAGCAAGAATGTTCTGTCAGAACATTGCTGTAGTAAGATGGATTAGATCATCGATTCCTAAAGTAAGCAAAGTCGCACTTGGAGCATTTTTATATTCTTTGTTGATATATGATTAGCTATGCCACTACTAAATAAGAGCAATCAGAACATACAACTCTCAAACattagattttcttaaaaataataCAAGTTCTAAAcgatgcaaaatgatgatttcgtTTGTTGtttctcatgaattttactttttCTGTTGATACATGGTATCTATCTCGGTAAGTTTTTATTCTTTTTGGTTGATTACCAATGCAATGAACGGATGGGTTCCATTTTTCTCATTTTATTATTCCAATTTTTCATTCTATCTACCTATAACTCAATTTCTAATTCTACGATTCCACAAATACCACACATTTTCTCGATACCGAAATTCGTCTCACGCGTGTGCATAAATCATGCGGCCCGAATAAAAACCGTCATCAACACCATCCTCACTAATCATCGAACAAACGATTATGGCATGACACAAAAATCGTCAAATCCGTCCTTATGCCGAATCCCACGAATATCTCCTGCGTCCTTCCCCGGTCGGTGGCCGGCCATTCCTTGCATTTCTCCGGTTTGCGGCAACGCGTCAAAATGAACAATGACCGctccggcgacgacgacgactaacCAATCCGCAATTTTGCACTCGGTCCTCTCGAAATTTCCATTTTCGACGCTCACCAACCACACGACACACGCTGCCGTCGTCGTCATATCGTCCAATGTGGAACGCTTGAAcaacaaccaaaaaaaaaacgataccaAACCATTTCATATCGGAAACCGTCGCAGTGCTGCTTCGCAAAGATTTATGTTGCGTTCGTGCACTGGAATGGGCGACAACATCCCACCGTTGCCACCGACGATTGCGTTCGATCCCTCGGTGCTgctcgatcatcatcatcatctgctCGATTCCAGTGACAGGTAGGTTTTCACCGGCGGAGCTCATCCTGGCCGGCCATGCTGCTACCATGCCGCATGCCAAACTACCATATCAACCAACTGTATACGTATTGCCACCACCGGGTACTAGCACTGTGGTCAAAGTTGGGACATTATGCAGCGAAGTTCGATACCTACAGCTGCTTGATTTGTCTTAAACTATTTGCAATGTCTGATTAATTACTGTTCCGCTTAATTTCAACCATGTGATATTCGTTCCCTGTATTAGGAATAAATTTAACTTTCACTAGAAACCTTTTTCAGGTTTTTAATGTCTAttcaattgatttcaatttcaattcaattcattatacttcttgagaaaaaaaaactccttaaaaaaacactttcaatttaggccgccatattggattttgggTCACCACCTtgaatatttgatttttattcgCCATCTTAGTTATTATAGTTGCAATTTTTggtctccggacatcttccccataccaaatataattTCACAGTTTTAGAGTAATTTTTAAGCTCCaagcatcttctccataccagatATATCAGTACTGCATGGCTTTATATCTAAAAACTCATAAAAAcagccaccatattgaattttgagctaATAGATTTAGCCTGAAAATCGAAACGGCGCAATTTGATGTCACAGGATGGGGTTTGATCCAGTTTTATATGTGACCagctctaccggtgctggtctggatcactaAAAAGGCTATAACTGCGAAACGCCTTAACCGATCCGGACCGTTTTCTatagcaaacaatgtggtaaaatgCCGGTTCGATTCATGCTAAAATCGTTGAAactggccaatgggaagtgctttaAAGGTAAGAGATTTGTCTTTATATACAGACATACGGAAATAAcgtcaattcgtcgaactgagtagattggtatatgtaacttgACTCTTCAAACCTTCTATCGAATATTCGTTTTTCGAGTGAGCATGAtagtgctgaaatagttatttatgcaacaagttgcaaaatgatgattttttcagcacgagtcgtacatttatccaacaaggtttgtcgagttggataaatacgacgagtgctgaaaaactcgagttttgcaacgagttgcattcaatttttttgtcattacgaaaaatgatgtttgaataggattttttctaggtCACATGCTTCTGCACAATGAGGTACGACTGAGCACCATGATcaataggccgtgtcgatttttgcaaaattgcgaatacacaatcccgaatagtcacaaatggttgcaaatggacccaaataaagccctgcaaaatttaaaaattctaaaaaatcggtaagctagtccgcaatcgacttgaagttttatatgggaattttaatttttcagtatagggaaatccaacttttcaaacttttgaagaaaaaggcacattaaagcaactctaaaaatccgctccccccccccctgaagatttagtgcatatattagggaacattttgttagaagacaactttttagtttcacttaagataagggcgttattaaatttcaaaacaatggacattttattcgcatgatttctagcttctttaattggcatcactgcacgttttgcgtgttgaagagggtggtaacagccatctgcggcgtcaccacccgtcgctggatggagacgcaagtacctgataaaaatgagatagttaggattgtaaatattcttgcgataatttaactgtgtgatgccttcgacaaagttgttggctgggccatgGGCTatccattgattgattgatttgtctttattagagagactttcagcccttggctggttcgtctctctatgggctatccagtgacgaaccaagtaagtaggaattcaaccgataggcggcactagtgtgcatacaaactggatgcaaaaatacaaacgtatatgtgtgtatctcaataacgtgataatttaagtaggtggtgtcttcgacaaatttgttggctggaccacgggctatccagtgacgaacgcaatacagtctagactcctactacacggttagttcgggggtgcagtaggaatccgtgttgtaggaatcccagagcttatgggatttcgcctaattgggggtgtgagcgaatatatcaggagtattacaagatagcaccatactttctttggcaaagttgtagtactagaatagatccaCTACACAATGCGAATTAACAtgcaattagttggcaatttggccgatagaggcgctatgtagaagcggttgcttatgttcactcgccagtagaagcactcataagttatcgcttgcgatatctcactatctacttgatttggaacaatgctgtcttcggcaaagttgttcagtaggtcaagaacaatctggtggttaaccaattagtttgtgatttcgccgctaggtggtgctagttgtcaagtaaagtttcatacttctctagctcgcgatccagatcagatagaaaagtgccgtcttcgtcagagtttttcaggaagtaaaaacctatctggtgattcaacatttagttggtgatttcgccgctaggtgccactagttgttaagtaaaatttcttAAGCTTctttaaacttctttagctcgcgatccagagcagatagaagagagtcgtcttcggcaaagttcttcaggaaggcaAGAACAACcttgtgatgtaacaattagttggagatttcgccactaggtggcactagttgtcaagtaaagtttcaaactactatctcgggatccaaagcagatcgaaaagtatcgtcttcggcaaagttcttcaggaagtcaagagctatctaatgacttaacatttagtttgtaatttcgccgctaggtgacgctagttgtcaagtaaagtttcaaactactatagctcgcgatccagatcagatagaaaaatgccgtcttcgtcagagtttttcaagaagtaaaaacctatctggtgattcaacgtttagttggtgatttcaccgctaggtggtgttagttgtcaagtaaagtttcaaactctgctatctcgggatccaaagcagatcgaaatgtttcatcttcggcaaagtgcttttggaagtcaagagctatctggtgattcaacagttagttggtgatttcgccgctaggtagcgctctttgtcaagtaaagtttcaaacttctctagctcgcgatccagagcagatagaaaagtgtcgttctcggctaagttcttcaggaagtcacgaacaatcttgtgatgtattaattagttggtgatttcgccactaggtggtactagttgtcatgtaaagtttcaaactccgctatctcgggatccaaagcaaatcgaaaagtttcatcttcggcaaagtgcttttggaagtcaagagctatctgttGATTCAACATTTGGTTGGTGATTTCGCTGTTAGGTGGTGATCCTAACGCCCGCGATCCAGCGCAGATAGAAAactgtcgtcttcggcaaagttcttcagtaaATCGAGAGCTATCTAGTGAATTGataattagttggtgattacgccgctaggtgacgctagttgtcaagtaaagcttcaaacttctctatcttgggATCCAGAGCACATAGAAGAGGGTCATcttgggcaaagttcttcaggaagtcaagagcaatctggtgatttaaCGCATGAAGGGCttacatttttaagaaaaatgaaatcttttgtcgttttgtttcgctctttgCTTAAGTGTGCTAAGcaacgaagcacagacaaacagacgtaacttttggaggaagttcttcaaaaacttttgcccggtatatTTTCCATGAGCACACAGCTACCTGTTCGAAGAACCGCTCGAGATACTGTCGATTGCatgattcagcaacgtgtacactggcaaacgccaaacgatcgaacactagcgcctctggtggaaggatagtggcaattaaatgaaatttgaattgatctttAAATGCACGTGCCAAGCCGTGttcaagagtgttacgtctgtttgtctgtggacggagtctatgttgtcgcacagtaacacacaaatatgaatttcaatatatgtacaaaaaagtttgcatctgggatcaaacatcggacctctgaattgtcaatccttcccaagtaacgcacttgtcacataaaagttacagcagcaggtttttgttccgctcttatgtgacaagcgt includes:
- the LOC134285229 gene encoding uncharacterized protein LOC134285229, whose product is MWSDSSTVLHWIRSDARKYRQYVAFRVTEILDDSDISDWRKVPTDMNVADEATKWGRGPSFDENSRWFKAPEFLYRPEREWPKEAIEADTVEELKAVHVHQQQIDEQVIDFKRFSTWERLIGVVTFVRRFGDINLRKQTSSGVGAVPSSEERRQAETLVFKLIQMEVYKQEYAVLQANEDATGVIRMGSRLRTAECVSQEVKCPVILPKEHYVTQLLIGWYHRRYKHGNNETVVNELRQRVHISEIRVAVRKIADRCVWCKIKKCSPQVPPMAPLPVSRLTPYVRAFTFTGLDYFGPINVRFGRGCVKRWVALFTCFGTRAVHLEIAYSLSAESCKTAIRRFIARRGAPKEIYSDRGTNFQGACAELRQQIKAINEKLAEVYTNADTQWKFNPPYAPHMGGVWERLVRSVKQGLQQMQLPKNPDEETLVTALAEVESMVNSRPLTYLPVDSEESEALIPNHFLLLSSSGAVQPAVQPTDEHSAVRSNWHHIKAMLDRFWKRWIREYLPVIARQPKWFGEVVPVKIDDLVIVVDEGVRNSWTRGRVVRVYTGNDGRVRSADVQTSMGIVRRPVTKLAVLNIAKEEGTA